The region CCAAAGGTTTCATGCAAAGTGGTTagccaccacagtggctcagtgattatggcgctcggctgctgacctgaaagacgcgggttcgatcctggccagggcggtcgaatttcaatggaggcgaaattctagacgcccgcgtactgtgcgatgtcagtacacaaagaaccccaggtggtcgaaattatccggagccccaactacggcgttccttatagcctgaatcgctttgggacgttaaaccccgtaaaacaaacaaaacaaaccacaGTGGTTTGGAGTCCTACGTCAATGCTTTTTTCTTACCAGAGAAGCAACGTTTCTACAGGAACTGCGCGGGAAGCATACTACTCGTGAAGCAACCAAGACTATGTAAGCCTCTGACAGCATCACTGGCTTTAGTGGCGAGTACAACAACTACTCACTCCTCCTAACTATCTCCACTTTCATCTGGGATGGAGCAATCCGGCATTTCCAGGACCAGGCATTCGTCGAGGACAGGCTTGTCATGAAAGGTGCTGTCGTGTGTCGATCCCTGGCTCGACCGTCTTCCGGTTCTTGCATTGGGAACAAATTTCTCCATGCTCACCCCACGCAGCTTCACGTCAGCCTTGTCAAATGAAAAGAGGAATACTCAGTGCTCACTTAATTCATTCAGGTTCAAAGTGGATTGAAAATCGCTCATTTGTGATGACTCATTACTAGAGCTAAGTACATATTCATTATGTTTTTCCGGCATATCAATTCCAGCATATCACCTATCAAAACGTTAATATAAACGCAGAGAAATGAAAAACGTCCTACTACGACGTTCTCTGTTAGCATGAAAAATTGGTGGAATTTTTGTGTAATCTTTGTTTTCCTTGCAATGCCCGGCGTATCACATACAAAGCTGACTGAACTAATGACAGTGGTTCTAGTTTATTGTCATTTTTTATATGCTTGAGTAAGTGTGCGCAGTTTTATTGTTTTAAGACGTCCAGGTGAGCCCAAACTTAACCTAACTGGCAATTTTAGCAGTTATAATATTCGTATTAAAAAATCTACCCTTTTTGCAATTCTGCAAAGCACGGGCCAGTAGTGACATAATGCTCGTACCCCAATGATTTCGTCCAAGATTTTTGTTGACAGGGCATTACAAGGACAACAGTCAGGTGTCAAGGAGGAGACTTCTAATCCGTAAGTGCGGCTCATATGCATTGAATGACCACAATTGCCATAGAAATTGCAGGCTTTTCATGATTACAGCAAAAAAATCCGAAAATTTACATAAACCCTTGCATAAGGGAAATGAATCTCGGCACGCTTTAATTCGCTGAGTGCTTTGAAGATATCAGTCAAGACAGTTACAGTGTGCTCAAAGTCTCTTTATCAGGGATCGCCCCATGTGGCATGCATGGAGAAGGCTTCCGTTCGCTCGCTGAATTTGCAAGCATTCTCTACCTAGGGCTACAAACTACATTACCCGGTCCGAAACTTCACTGAATGCAAGGTCTCGGAGTAAAAGCCCACTGCATGCACCGACCAAGGCTACTGCGCATTGAATTTTTGTACCCGTACCTTTCTTCCGAACTCGGTTCTTTGTTTCCTTCATGCGTATCTGCCTTCAAGCATTTATATCATCCGCAGCAGCAACACCGTCCGGGTTAGCTTCAGTACAGGAGAAAGGCATCCCATAGTGATCTCCAATTATACTTGGTCTGAGCCAGTCCCGACCACCCTAATCCCAGTGAGCTTCCAATCTCATTCCTTCGCCTAACTCCCTAACTTTCCtagctatgttttttttttcttgcaattccTCTGTTGCCCTAAACGGTCACTGGGTATCCTTTCACCGTATTGCACATGAACATTATTGTCTGGTATAGTAATCTGTATTGAGCTTTCTTCACTACATCGGACGCGCACATGGGTCTTCCTACCGGTGCGGCAATGTTTCCGCGGGCGTCAGCCTCTTCGGCGAACGGTTGCAAGGACGTCTCTGCTGTTGAGATCGGAACACTGCTGGAGATCTCCTCCGGCCCGCAAGGGAAGGCACTCGTCGCTTCCGGGATAACCGGAAGCACTTGCGGAACAAGCTTGTTCTCCAGGGGAACAACTTTATCTGCGAGCGGGAAACCACATATGTGGCATGTTCAGACTTTTGGAGCGTGAATTAAGTGTTTCGCTTAACATGATCCCAGACTGCTATGCGTACTGCCCTGCGGCTAACATGCATATCCTTACTATAGTACTCAACCGGGATATAAGATAAAAAGAGATAAGGAGACAGTACGGCGAATACGCTGAAGAGACAACATGGTCTTGATACAAGGAACTACACAACGAAACTCTATGGCCTTAGTTGTTGTACCCTGCAAACAGAAAGGAGCACTAAGAAAGTAAGCTATCCTCTAGCACAGTTCGTTTTATAAAATTAAGTTCGCTAGGGGACAACTTAATTCCTCCCGGTTCACTGCCgtgtaggcgtattcgtgtttagagtgagtaAACCAGGCCATGTTAAGTTTTCCTGTGTACACAAGCTACAGTAAGTACATGACCCTCTTGAAACTGCCTAGTAAACGCAAGAAACACATAGCTGTCTGAAATGAGTGACTCACCACCGGATACAACTGCCGCTTGAGGTGCTCCTTGAGTAGAAGCAGGAACCACATGAACCGActtcggctgcggctgcggctgcgctCGCCTTGGCCGTGTTTGCGTGCTGTTCAACTTTGGCCAGTCGGCGTGAGCTTGGCACCCCGACAACACCGGCAGCTGCAGCGGGCGGTGCAGAGCGTGGAGTACAAAGCATGGTTCCACGGAGCACGAAAAACTGTCACGAATTGTGACTGGTTACAACACAGGGTCGTAACAACACAACACACTCTGTACGTGTTCTATTATAAGTGCATGACAGGTGCTTCATTAGAGCTGTAAATATTGTTACAACATGCATGCTCTTCGACGCACTTACCATACATCTGCCATAATCGGTCGCTCACTGCAGATcaatttcttttttattactgtgtGTGGTTAAATAACCGGCAGTAATAACACGAAACACCCATCTTGGATTAAGCTTGCGCGGGTGGATGGGGCTGTCACTCTGTTGCGCGGCTTGGTGGACAGCTTACATAAGTGAACTTTCAGAGGACACTGCTCTGTACATACTTCAGCCGAGGTTAAGCGTTCGTGGATCGAGCTTGTTGCGTGAGAAAGGAGTCATATTGAACCTATAGCACTCCACAAGCTTACTCTCTGAGTATCGACCCGACCCGGCCCGACCCAATCCAGTTAAGCGAGCACG is a window of Amblyomma americanum isolate KBUSLIRL-KWMA chromosome 4, ASM5285725v1, whole genome shotgun sequence DNA encoding:
- the LOC144129949 gene encoding uncharacterized protein LOC144129949, translated to MLLVTGAFHASSVAHSPVGFTLILVLLVFSGLCIIFSMVLLIGLLQDNRLLLIPWIAVVTATTLLDVALSLYFVKDMRITSFVVVMYVIDYTLCSVNVYAILCVLSQYQEYASGRREIGKKTRAALPVLSGCQAHADWPKLNSTQTRPRRAQPQPQPKSVHVVPASTQGAPQAAVVSGDKVVPLENKLVPQVLPVIPEATSAFPCGPEEISSSVPISTAETSLQPFAEEADARGNIAAPADVKLRGVSMEKFVPNARTGRRSSQGSTHDSTFHDKPVLDECLVLEMPDCSIPDESGDS